The Streptomyces noursei ATCC 11455 sequence GACCGTGCCACCGGCCGTGCGATACGCCGCTACGAGCGTGAACGACCAGGAGAGTTGGTGCACGTGGACATCAAGAAGCTCGGCAACATTCCCGACGGCGGCGGCCACAAGGCGCTCGGCCGGCAAGCAGGCCGCAAGACCCGCTCGAACGCCGGCTACAGCTACATCCACACCGCCGTCGACGACCACTCCCGCCTCGCCTACAGCGAGATCCACACCGACGAGCGCAAAGAGACCGCCACCGCCTTCTGGCAACGCGCCCAGGCGTTCTTCACCCAGGCAGGGATCACCGTCGAGCGGGTCCTGACCGACAACGGCTCCTGCTACCGCTCACACGACTGGCGGGACGCGCTGGCAGCGGCCGGGATCACCCACAAGCGCACCCGGCCCTACCGACCCCAGACCAACGGCAAAGTCGAACGCCTCAACCGCACCCTGCTCGACGAATGGGCCTACGCCCGCCCCTACCGCTCGGAAACCGAACGACGCGAAGCCTTCCCACAATGGCTACACACCTACAATCACCACCGCGGACACACCGCACTCGCAGGCCAACCACCCGCCAGCCGCGTCCCCAACCTCACAGGGCAATACACCTAGGGCGCTTCTGATGGATCTCCGCGGCGTCGCGGCGCCTGCCACGCACGCTCGCGGCGTTGCCGAAATGCCCCCATAGCTCCGCTATGAAGACATCCCGGCGCCTTGCGATCGCACGCACCAGGCGCCGCTCCTTCTTCCACGGAGATCCATCAGAAGCGCCCTAACCCCCGTGCGCCGGCGACCTCTTGGAGCCGGCGGGGACGGGGCGGTCCTCGCGCAGGGCCTTCCACAGGTCGCGTGCCTGGGGCTCGGCGGCGACCACGCGGTTCGGGTCGGTGGTGTCGTAGTCGACCGGGAGCATCACGGTCTCCATCGTCGAGGTGTCCAGGCCCTTGAGGGATCTGGCGAAGTCGGCGAGCTTGGGGAGCGAGCCCAGTTCGGAGTCCGTGGTGAGCGCCTTGGTCGCGGCGTCGGCGGTCTTGTAGAGCTTGGCGGGGTTGCCGAGCACGTTCTGGCGTTTCAGCTCGGACAGCAGCGCGAGGATGAACTTCTGCTGGAGGCCGATACGCCCCAGGTCGCTGCCGTCCCCGATGCCGTGCCGGGTGCGGACGAAGGCCAGCGCGTTGGTGCCGTCCAGCCGGTGCGTCCCGGCCGAGAGGTCCAGGCCGCTCTCCTTGTCGTGGATCGGGCGGTCGAGGGTGACGGGCACTCCGCCCAGGGCGTCCACCAGGCCCTTGAAGCCCCTGAAGTCCAGCTCGACGTAGTGGTCCATGCGCACGCCGGACATCGACTCGACGGTCTTGACCACGCAGGCCGGACCGCCGCTGGTGTAGACCGAGTTGAACATCACGCGGTCCGCGGCGGGGAGCGCGGAGCCGCTCGCCGTGGTGCAGGCGGGGCGGCTGACGAGGGTGTCGCGCGGGATGCTGACCGCGGTCGCCCGCTTCCGGCCCTGCGGGAGGTGGACGACCATCGCGGTATCCGAGCGGGCCGTGCCGCCCGTGTCGCCGCCCGCCAGGTCCTTGTTGGCGCCCGAGCGGGAGTCCGATCCGAGGATCAGGATGTTGCGCGCACCGTCGTCCACGTCCTTGGGACGGTCCTTGCCCAGGGCCTGGTTGATGTCGACGGTGCTGAGGTTGTTGGCCAGGTGGGTGTAAGCCCAGTAGCCCAGTCCGCCGCCGACGACCACGAGGGCCAGGACGGTCCAGCCCAGGGCCCGGCGTATGCGCGCGCCGCGGGTGCGCGGCTTGCGGCGGGTCTGCTTGCTCATGCGGTCGGTGTCCTTAGGGGGTGCGACGAGGTGGCTGGTGTCCCGTGCTCACGAGGGTCGGCGGCCCCTCAGGCGGCGCGCCGGTACGCGTTGCCGAGGCGGGCGTTGCGGGCGCTGCCCCGCTCGAACTGGCTCGCGACGGGGAAGTAGCTGGGCAGGAACGCCGCCAGGATGGCGCTCTGTTCGTCGGCGGGGACGTCCCCGTCGTGGTAGTCGTTCAGGCAGAACACGTCGTGCGGGCGGCTGATGAGCAGCCGGTTGAGGCGGGTGTGGTGCTCGCGCAGACCGACGTTGACGAAGCCGCAGTTGATGCCGCCGGGCACGCTGCGCCCGGTGTGGTAGCCGAGGTAGTGGTGCAGCGAGGAGGCGATCGAGATGTCGGTGTGGCTGCGCAGCTGGTTCGCCGCGGTCCGCGCCCATGCCTGCGGGTAGTACGCCGCCACGTCCGCCAGGACGCTGCGCCGCAGGGGGTGCGGCGTGTGCAGGAAGGCGTGGGTGAGGGTGCGTCCGAAGACCTGCTCCAGCAGGGCGCGGTTGTTCTTGGCCGCGCTGATGTTGAAGTCGTCCTCGGTGGAGACCGGGGTCATGGGGACGGGCGTGGGGGACAGGA is a genomic window containing:
- a CDS encoding IS481 family transposase: MPHRNAPLTETGRLRLARCVVEDGWPLRRAAERFQVSPTTAQRWADRYRQLGEAGMADHSSRPHRSPGRTPTRTERRIIKVRLLRRWGPARIAGLLHLVPSTVHRVLTRFGLARLSHLDRATGRAIRRYERERPGELVHVDIKKLGNIPDGGGHKALGRQAGRKTRSNAGYSYIHTAVDDHSRLAYSEIHTDERKETATAFWQRAQAFFTQAGITVERVLTDNGSCYRSHDWRDALAAAGITHKRTRPYRPQTNGKVERLNRTLLDEWAYARPYRSETERREAFPQWLHTYNHHRGHTALAGQPPASRVPNLTGQYT
- a CDS encoding LCP family protein, with amino-acid sequence MSKQTRRKPRTRGARIRRALGWTVLALVVVGGGLGYWAYTHLANNLSTVDINQALGKDRPKDVDDGARNILILGSDSRSGANKDLAGGDTGGTARSDTAMVVHLPQGRKRATAVSIPRDTLVSRPACTTASGSALPAADRVMFNSVYTSGGPACVVKTVESMSGVRMDHYVELDFRGFKGLVDALGGVPVTLDRPIHDKESGLDLSAGTHRLDGTNALAFVRTRHGIGDGSDLGRIGLQQKFILALLSELKRQNVLGNPAKLYKTADAATKALTTDSELGSLPKLADFARSLKGLDTSTMETVMLPVDYDTTDPNRVVAAEPQARDLWKALREDRPVPAGSKRSPAHGG